One stretch of Microbacterium terrae DNA includes these proteins:
- a CDS encoding SDR family NAD(P)-dependent oxidoreductase: MDITGASALVTGGASGLGLATARRLAASGAAVTIVDLPTSAGAEIAEELGGTFAPADVTDVSQVRAAVEIAAAAGPLRVVVNCAGIAPPAKVLDREGEPSPLEGFERIIRINLIGTYNVIAQASAAIAKTEPTEGGDRGVIVSTASVAAFDGQIGQPAYAASKGGVHAMTLPIARELARYGIRVVTIAPGIMETPMLMGLPQEAQDSLGLQVPYPQRLGRPDEYARLVAHIVDNGYLNGETIRLDGAIRMAPK; this comes from the coding sequence ATGGACATCACGGGTGCTTCGGCACTGGTCACCGGAGGTGCGAGCGGCCTCGGCCTCGCCACCGCTCGCCGACTCGCGGCATCCGGCGCAGCCGTCACGATCGTCGACCTGCCCACCTCGGCGGGAGCGGAGATCGCTGAGGAGCTCGGCGGCACGTTCGCCCCGGCCGACGTCACCGATGTCTCCCAGGTGCGCGCCGCCGTCGAGATCGCCGCCGCAGCGGGTCCGCTGCGGGTCGTGGTGAACTGCGCCGGCATCGCGCCACCCGCGAAGGTGCTCGATCGCGAGGGCGAGCCGTCGCCGCTCGAGGGGTTCGAGCGCATCATCCGCATCAACCTCATCGGCACCTACAACGTCATCGCCCAGGCGTCGGCCGCGATCGCGAAGACCGAGCCGACCGAGGGCGGCGACCGCGGCGTCATCGTCAGCACCGCCAGTGTCGCGGCCTTCGACGGCCAGATCGGCCAGCCGGCGTACGCCGCATCGAAGGGCGGTGTGCATGCGATGACGCTGCCGATCGCGCGCGAACTCGCCCGCTACGGCATCCGCGTCGTCACGATCGCCCCGGGCATCATGGAGACCCCGATGCTCATGGGCCTCCCGCAGGAGGCGCAGGACTCGCTCGGACTGCAGGTGCCGTACCCGCAGCGACTCGGCCGCCCCGACGAGTACGCCCGGCTCGTCGCGCACATCGTCGACAACGGCTACCTCAACGGCGAGACCATCCGCCTCGACGGCGCCATCCGCATGGCCCCGAAGTAA